GCCTCGGCGCTGCTGGAGGACGGCTCGCTCGTGCGGATCGTGCTGATGCGCGGCACCATCCACCTCGTCACGCCTTCCGACGCGGCAGCGCTCCGGCCCCTGGTCCAGCCCTTGCTCGATCGCGACCTCACCACGAACACCCTGCACAGCAAACCGTTGGCAGGCTTGAATCTTTCCGAGTTGGCCGAAGCGGGCCGCTCGCTGCTCGCGTCCTCACCCATGACCGCGAAACAGCTCGGCGCCGCGTTGGCATCCCAATTCCCTTCCAGTTCCCCCAGTTCCCTCGCGTACGCCATCCGCAACCTGCTTCCCCTCGTGCAGGTTCCCCCGCGCGGCCTGTGGGGGCGGAGCGGTCCCATCGCGCACAGCGTGCTGTCCGCGTCCGGCACGATGTCCTTGTCGCAGATGGTTCTGCGGTACCTCGGCGCGTTCGGCCCGGCATCGGTGATGGATGTGCAGAAGTGGTGCGGTCTGACACGGCTCAACGAGGTCATCGACTCGCTTCGCCCTGAGTTGCTGGTGTTCCAGGACTCGTCCGGCCGGGAGCTCTTCGACCTGCCCTCGGCTCCGCGTCCGTCGCCCGAAACCCCTGCGCCAGTCCGGTTTCTGTACGACTTCGACAATGTGCTGCTGTCGCACGCGGATCGGAGCCGGGTGTTGACGGAGGACTTCTACCGCCAGGAACGGCCACGTCGGAACTACGCACCGCAGGTGGTGCTGGTGGACGGGTTCAGCGCCGCGGAGTGGGACTTGGCGGACGGGGTGTTGAGTATTCGGCCTTACGGGGAGGTGGACTGGGATGCTGTTGAGGCGGAAGGGCTTTTGATGCCTGGGGTGGAGTCGGTTCGTCGCGTGCCTTGAGGTTTGGGGTTCCGGCGTGGGGTGACTGGTTCCAGTGGGGTGTGGCTGGTTCCGGCGAGGGCTGGCTGGTTCCAGCGGGGGTCGGCTGGTTCCAGCGTGGTTGGCTGGTTCCAGCGGGGGTCGGCTGGTTCCAGCGTGGATGGCTGGTTCCAGCGTGGATGGCTGGTTCCAGCGTGGATGGCTGGTTCCAGCGTGGGGTCGGCTTGACCTGGGGCCCTTTGCGCGTGCCCGTGGGCCTCACGGGGGCACGGGATGAAACTCCGGCCCTCGCGACGAGCGTATGGCACGCGCACCCCAGGTAAAGCCGACCGTCCCAGCCTTACCTCGCCCTTGCTGGAACTTGGTCGTCGTTTGCTGGAACCGTTGGGGGATAAGGGAAAGTTCACTCCGTAGAGCCATGATCCACTATTTGCAGACGCTAAAATAGGAGTATGGCCCCTGCCGCTATCGAAGACGAACTCGTCGCCGCCTACGCCGCCATCGGTAAGGCGGTCGCGGACTTCGCCTCGACCCTGATGAAGCTCTATGACGACCTCGACCCGCAAGTGCAGCAGTACGCCGGGGATGTCCTGATGCCGCTGCTGCGTGTCTCCCAGGTCAAGGGCAACAAACTCATCGACCGCGCCATGTCGCTGATCGACCATCCGGCGGTGTTGGAAGCCTTGTCGGACGGTCGGATCGATGAGGGCAAGGCGTTGATGATCATTGATCAGGTCAGTGTCCTCGACGCCGCCAACCAAGCGATCGCCGAACCCGTGCTGATCGCGCATGCGGCCACGCACAACTACACCGCCTCTCAACGGTATGCCCGACGCTATGTCCTCAAGCTTGACGCTGAAGCGGCGTTGCGGCGTCATGAGGAGAAGCGCAAGCAGCGGTTGGTGGAGAAGTTCAACCTCGACGACGGCATGTGCTCCCTGCGCGTGGTCCTGCCCGCCCTCGACGCGGCGCTGGCCTTCGATCGCATCGACCGGATCGCCCGGGCGTTGCCGAAGGATGACCGCACGTTGGACCAGAAACGATCTGACGTTGCGGCAGACTTGTTGATGGGTAAGGAAACACCCGCCCCGCAGGGGGAGGTGTGCGTGAACCTGACGATGCCGATCACCAACATCCTGGGCCTGACCACAGACCCGGTCATGCTGGCCGGATACGGCCCGCTGCCCGCCCCGATCGTCGCCGATGTCGCCGCCAACGGGATCTGGAAGCGCATCCTCACCGACCCCGCCACCGGGATGGCCGAACACATCACCACCTACCGGCCCACCGTGGCACAGCGAGAACTGATCAACGCCCGGTACCCGACCTGCACGATGGTCGGCTGCAACCAACCCGCCCACCGCTGCGACCTGGAT
The window above is part of the Allokutzneria albata genome. Proteins encoded here:
- a CDS encoding winged helix DNA-binding domain-containing protein, with translation MTPVLGRRALNRATLERQMLLQRKQISVTAAIEHLVGMQAQTPHTWYLGLWSRLAGFQPPDASALLEDGSLVRIVLMRGTIHLVTPSDAAALRPLVQPLLDRDLTTNTLHSKPLAGLNLSELAEAGRSLLASSPMTAKQLGAALASQFPSSSPSSLAYAIRNLLPLVQVPPRGLWGRSGPIAHSVLSASGTMSLSQMVLRYLGAFGPASVMDVQKWCGLTRLNEVIDSLRPELLVFQDSSGRELFDLPSAPRPSPETPAPVRFLYDFDNVLLSHADRSRVLTEDFYRQERPRRNYAPQVVLVDGFSAAEWDLADGVLSIRPYGEVDWDAVEAEGLLMPGVESVRRVP
- a CDS encoding HNH endonuclease signature motif containing protein; the protein is MAPAAIEDELVAAYAAIGKAVADFASTLMKLYDDLDPQVQQYAGDVLMPLLRVSQVKGNKLIDRAMSLIDHPAVLEALSDGRIDEGKALMIIDQVSVLDAANQAIAEPVLIAHAATHNYTASQRYARRYVLKLDAEAALRRHEEKRKQRLVEKFNLDDGMCSLRVVLPALDAALAFDRIDRIARALPKDDRTLDQKRSDVAADLLMGKETPAPQGEVCVNLTMPITNILGLTTDPVMLAGYGPLPAPIVADVAANGIWKRILTDPATGMAEHITTYRPTVAQRELINARYPTCTMVGCNQPAHRCDLDHCCPFDGTNTTIANLRPKCRHHHRMKTHSNWFCENRPDGTHAWTTPSGKVIETELEPIAEPAPF